The Paenibacillus sp. RC334 nucleotide sequence AGAGCCAGAAACTAGAAAATAAAAAGAATGAACTGTCCATAGAACACTTAGCGTATCTAAAGCAATTTGAGCCGCATGATTAAACCGACCCCATAGTTGGAGTCGGTTTTTACTTGCCGATTGGATAACAACGATTGAAGCTATGGAACTACGATTTTGATGGGTATGTTGCGTATGAAAAATATATATTTACAGTTGTTATAGGAATTTTTTATTTCATTAAATGCTAACTCCCTGTGACCTGCTTGGCAGTGTTGCTCACCCCCCGTTTCTTTAGTAAATACTTTGGTTGTAATGGAAGCCGCATTTATTAATTCTTGTTGAATTTGTGGTAGTCGGCTAATAGGTACATATTGATCATCTTCTCCAGCTAATAAGAGAACATCTTGATTAATGAATGCTCCAATGCCTTGCATCGTGTGTTTTTCGAAATTTTTAATGAGACCAAAAGGAGTTGATTCACCGGTGTTTTCCATCCCTTTGGTAATCTTCCAATGTAAATCAATATTGTGAGTCATCATCTTTTCAAGTAAAGAATTCACTTGATCTACTTCATTATGATCGACTAGCTGCATCATACTCTGATACGTTTCTTCTGGCATACCCATTTTTAAGGCATCTAAACCACAATAGAAGATGTTAAAGGCAACTACTTTATCGATTCTCTTTTCGAAAGCTGCAGCACGCATAGCCAGATACCCTCCCCAAGAAGCACCTATGAGGCTTACACGATCTAATTTGAAATAATCAATCACCGTTGATATGGGCTTTTCCCAGTTATGAATGAATTTTAGACCGTTTTTTAATGCAGTTCCTTGGCCTGGACCATCGAATACAATAATATTGTAATCAATTCCTTTCATGAATTTCATCATTTTAAGCAACTCTTCCATGTAAGAGTCATAACCACCAAAGACAAGTAATGTTTTTTTAGCTCCAGGTGTCATTAATTTGACAGCAGGGAGATAGGAGTCCTCATAAGGAATTTTGTAGGATTCATAATCAAAATCATGAAAGCCTTTATAGAAGGTTTCTCTATATTTGTGATACATTTTTTTCTTTATTGGGATCTATGGGTGCAAGATAAAATTCTGCAGCTTGATAGTAGACTGAGGCTAAATCATAGTCCTTGCTATCTTCACGTTTCTTTGCAAAATCCAGCCAGGCTTCATACCAGCTGTGGGTATCGATTAATTTCGGAATGATTATTTCTAAATCAGCTCCGGCTCGATCATCTTCTTGGTAATAATCATTGATAAAACGATTGATTTGAAGATTAAATTGTTCGTTATTTACATATTGCTTAAACATATATTTTCCTCCTTCGATTGGGGTATGTGCTTACTATAGAGCATAGTTACTACTTAAAACATAATTAATATCGTATCATCTGTAGGATATCTTACATGTTATACATGAAGTGTTCGAAAACTTACACAAAAGGAGCAAGTGGTTAAATGAATGAAGATATCAGAATTTACAAAACAAAAATCGCTATTGAACGAGCTCTCATTGAATTACTCCAACAAAATGATTTTAAAGATATTACGATCAAAAAAATTTGTGATCAATCTCTTATCGGACGTTCTACTTTTTATAGTCATTTTTTGGATAAGTACGACTTGCTAGAAAAAATAGTTAAACAGTATGCTTCTGATTTTAAAATTGAGATTGAACAGCGTTTTGTTTCAATGGAAGATGGCAAAGTGGCCAATGCCATAGAACTTGTAACCGATAAAATGATTAAAAATAAGCTCGAGATTTCAACATTATTGGCCGTTCATGAGGTAACAGCTGATCTACGTAAGGAATTTGAACAAATTTTGTTTAGGACTTGCTTAGCTTATTTAAAGCAACAGATGTCTTCAAGTTCGATCGCATTGGAGTATTTAGCTGAACTATATGCTGCTAACTCCATGATGTCTATTCATTGGGTTTTGAAAAATGGCAAAGATGCTAACATCATTCTTTTTTTAGATCAAATGCAGGAATATATTTTTAACCAGTTACGATCCTAATTACTATGTCAAGTTCAGTGATTCCAATTCATGTACTATTGGAGAAGCATTTAATAAAACTTTACCTAAGATTCATGAATTAATAAGAAATACAAATCAACCTTTACAAGAAATGGATAAGTTCATTAGAGCGTTAGCTTTTTGGAATAAGAACAAGAATAGGTTTGAGGTAAATCTATAAGAAGTAAGTGGCAGGCAGACAAACTTGCAAGGCTAAGTCTGGCGAGTCTGCACTATAAGAACGTTATGCCTTTCGAATGTAAGAAGGGGGCGAGATCAATTATATACACTTCACTAAAATTACCAATGTGGGAATATGGGTGTTTATTCCAATTGAAGGTGGACCAGTGATGGATAAGTATACAAACCCAAACTTCACAAGGTGTGCTGTTATAACAATTGATACTCAAAATGACTTTAGCTTGCCCGGTGCCATCGCCGAAATAAAAGGAACCCATGAAGTAATTCCTCGGGTGAAGACAATCTTGGAGGTCTTGCAGAACGAATCAGGTTCCAATTGTACATGTTATTCGTTTGTATAAAAAGGATGGTTCAAATGTAGACCTATGCCGCAGAGGAATGATTGAATCCGGTGTTGATATAGTTACACCCGGATCAACGGGGGCAGATCTTGTGGAGGCAATTAAGCCAGCAAATGCAGAAGACTTGGAATATGAAGCCCTATTAAATGGAATTATTCAATTACTGGGAAATTCGGAATGGGTTATTTATAAACCCAGAATGGATAGGCGATAATAAATGGGCAGAAGTATACACTAGAAGGACAACTAAGATACGATAAAAGTAAAAGGAGATATTATGACGGAGAAAAAAGAAATAGAAGATACAGGGTGGAACTTCGACAACAGTTATATTCATCTGCCGGAAACATTGTATACAAGGCTCAAGCCAACTCCTGTACGCTTACCGAAACGGGTCATTCTTAATGACCCATTGGCAAAATCTCTTGGGTTGAACGGCGCAGCGCTGCGAAGCAATGATAGCGCTGCGGTTCTTGCAGGCAACGAGGTTCCCGAAGGTGCAGTACCTCTTGCTCAAGCTTATGCAGGACATCAATTCGGGCATTTTAACATGTTAGGAGACGGCCGGGCAGTGCTGCTTGGCGAACAGATTACTCCCCTGGGCGAGCGGGTGGATATTCAGCTTAAGGGTTCAGGCAGAACTCCATACTCCCGCAGGGGCGATGGCCGGGCGGGACTTGGGCCGATGCTGCGCGAATATATCATCAGTGAAGCTATGCATGCGCTTGGCATTGCTACCACCCGCAGCTTGGCGGTGGTTACAACCGGTGAGTCATTAATCCGGGAAACCGAGCAGCCGGGTGCCGTTCTGACTCGTGTGGCGGCCAGTCATCTGCGCGTCGGAACCTTTCAATACGTCGCAGCATTGGGCAATACCCAGGATCTCCGGGCCCTGGCAGATTACACATTGCAAAGACATTATCCGGAGGCTTACGGTGATGAGAACCGTTATCTTTTCTTGCTACAAGAAGTGATCAAACGTCAGGCAGGGCTGATTGCCAAATGGCAGCTCGTCGGCTTTATTCACGGGGTGATGAACACCGACAATATGGCCCTCAGCGGAGAAACGATTGATTATGGTCCTTGCGCCTTCCTGGATACCTATGATCCTGAGACGGTATTCAGTTCCATTGACGTTCAGGGCCGTTATGCCTATGGCAATCAGCCCAGTATTGCCGCTTGGAATCTGGCGAGATTTGCTGAGACCCTCCTGCCGCTGCTGCATGACAACGAGGCGCAGGCTATAAAACTGGCCGAGGATGCAATTGCAGATTTTACCGAGATGTATCACCGTAATTGGCTCATGGGAATGAGGGCGAAGCTGGGTATTTTTAATGAAGAGTTGCAGGATCTATCTATTATTGAAGGCCTTCTCAGTATCATGCAAAAGTATCGTGCGGACTACACCAATACCTTCCGTGCCTTAACTTTGGACAAGCTTGAAGATGCAGTCCTGTATGGCACTGAGGAATTTGCCCAGTGGCATGAACAGTGGCAGGCAAGACTGGGTAGACAGCAGGAAACGAAAGCCTCTTCGCAACAACTGATGCGCAGCAGTAATCCTGCGTTAATCCCACGCAACCACCGGGTAGAAGAAGCACTGGAAGCGGCGGTTAAACAAGAAGACTACAGTGTGATGGAGCGGCTTCTTGGAGTTCTTGCGAATCCTTACGCGTACTCTCCCGAACAGGCTGATTACTCAACACTGCCTGAGGTATCCACCCTTCCTTATCGAACCTTTTGCGGTACCTGATTTGGAAACTTTAAAAGGGCATGTACTTAAGCCCTTTTTTCTTTTGGGTATTTTTAAAGGGTATCGAGAACTCGAAGAATTTAAAGGCGATAGGGCCATCTCCTCCATCCATTTTTGACCTTGATTCTTCCCATTCAGCCAACTGTACACATGTTCAATCTCAGATGCCTTTGAAAACGAAGGACTGGGTCATTTTCAAGATGATATTCAAA carries:
- a CDS encoding TetR/AcrR family transcriptional regulator, translating into MNEDIRIYKTKIAIERALIELLQQNDFKDITIKKICDQSLIGRSTFYSHFLDKYDLLEKIVKQYASDFKIEIEQRFVSMEDGKVANAIELVTDKMIKNKLEISTLLAVHEVTADLRKEFEQILFRTCLAYLKQQMSSSSIALEYLAELYAANSMMSIHWVLKNGKDANIILFLDQMQEYIFNQLRS
- a CDS encoding protein adenylyltransferase SelO: MTEKKEIEDTGWNFDNSYIHLPETLYTRLKPTPVRLPKRVILNDPLAKSLGLNGAALRSNDSAAVLAGNEVPEGAVPLAQAYAGHQFGHFNMLGDGRAVLLGEQITPLGERVDIQLKGSGRTPYSRRGDGRAGLGPMLREYIISEAMHALGIATTRSLAVVTTGESLIRETEQPGAVLTRVAASHLRVGTFQYVAALGNTQDLRALADYTLQRHYPEAYGDENRYLFLLQEVIKRQAGLIAKWQLVGFIHGVMNTDNMALSGETIDYGPCAFLDTYDPETVFSSIDVQGRYAYGNQPSIAAWNLARFAETLLPLLHDNEAQAIKLAEDAIADFTEMYHRNWLMGMRAKLGIFNEELQDLSIIEGLLSIMQKYRADYTNTFRALTLDKLEDAVLYGTEEFAQWHEQWQARLGRQQETKASSQQLMRSSNPALIPRNHRVEEALEAAVKQEDYSVMERLLGVLANPYAYSPEQADYSTLPEVSTLPYRTFCGT